One Arachis hypogaea cultivar Tifrunner chromosome 18, arahy.Tifrunner.gnm2.J5K5, whole genome shotgun sequence genomic window, aataccaatattatcaatattaaaattctcttctttcatttcttattcgatgttatttttttctttaaaaggtATTTATACTACAATTACTTTTTTTTGcggcatcattttcatcaatgATTTTTCTTCACTTAACTACCATTGTTgaagaaatttttcaaaaacaaacttTTTAATAGTTTATGGAGGTTTAAAACctccacaaaatacaaataaaacttcCCACAAAATtaacttttgttattatttaacagATTTTTTAACAGAGGGAtcgtattgtcccaaaataaaaagatTGAGGATCGAAGTGTCCATTTTTTTGACAGGGATCGCTTTATCCTTTGTGAAAATGGATAAGAACCAAATTGGGTGTttagtcaaaattaaattttgatcgGTGGGTGATTCTATTTTTTAGCTATTCCTATTGTTGGGATTTGGATTAAAGTCTCCCAAATGGTTTGATTGGGAATGAGCATCATGAAGTCATTGGATCACTGGAGGAGTTATTTCAGGTCTTGTTCATCTTCTTTTGACATATTTGAGATAATTGACCATGCGATCATGGTGGTGGCTTCTGATTGTTCCAAGGAGTTCAGGCTGAGAAGGAACCGTATTGCTGAGATGCTCTTCTCTTGCAAGTAAACAAGGTGCGTGGGTTGGTGTATGGCTTTGGGTTTAGGCGGGTTGGGATATGGAGATAGATACTGATAGGAGCCGATGCAAAGGCGCAAATGTAGGTGACAGCGGGAAGAACAACATCAACGAAGAGGCAACAGCTGTTGGAAACGGCATGGAGGCTGAGACGAGCAGAGAAGGAGAGTATGTTACGTTCGGGTCGGGTTGTTGGATTAGACTCTAGTTTTCTTATGGTTTGGGCCTGTTTGTGAGTCTGAATCCTGACAAAAAAAACTAACGTGACACGTCAGTAAAATTTAACGTCGTTAGTGACGGAATGGACGAAATgattaacataattaattttaaaattttttaggatgATTTTAATTAGTGATTTTTCAAGGATCAATTTGACTACTTACTCTTTTGAATTTCTAGACATCTCTCCTAACGAAATAACCTCCTATGACTTACTATTGTTTTTGGACTTGGATGAATTAGGAATTTTTTGGATTTGGATGACTTACTATTtaggaaaaactaccaaaagtatccatgaagtttacgaacgctgacaaaagtacccataaactaaggaaattaacgatgtacccatgaaagatgggttctgtatgacaaaagtatccaaatcctaattttttgttgattttttaataaaattcctaaactaccccaccTTAACCCCATTCTACCGTGActccctcttttctcttcttcctctctcctcacttATCCCTCAAAAACCCTCACAGAGTCACAAAAACTCTCCTCCTACCTCCTCATTGTCGGCCACCACCCACCTACTCCATTACCGCCAATCTCTTCCCCTCTCACTGCTTCTCACTCTCACTATTAAGGTGACTACAACACCTTCATCGCACACCTGTGACCCAACCTGAGGAGAATGCTGTCGTGGCGCGTCTGTTGCAGCCGAGGAGAACACTGTCGTTGCACACCTGAGAAGAGAGAGGAGTCGTGGTACTTTTGCATGCAGAAAGCGGGTTCGGTAAAGAGAAATCAGAGAAGAAAGGGAGGTGGCACTGTGGATGGAGGTTCTGCCATTGACGATATTACAGTCGGCCGGCGAAGAAAaatgtatttcttttttttaaaacattttattttatttttcttcttttcagaaattgatttagttactactaaaatgatactgttctattttttttaaatctgcttCTATTTTTTATGAAGGCTGAGATTGATTTACAGAAGATCCAGTTGATGGCTACTTCTACTTTTGATTTTTgctgaaataaatttcaaattggatgaatggatttgttgattttttatggttgatgactttttctatttctagttttgctaaagtgaattgaaattggatgaatagatttgaaaatttttatgttttgagtatTTTTTGGTGTTTGATTAATTTGGTTTGGGTATGGATTATAAACTTATGAGTGAATCGGTTGAGGTCCGATCCtctaccaccaccactaccattgATTTCGGTCTGGTTTGTTGTAGGAGTAGTTTTGGACTCCATGGCAACAGTTGGTGCGAATTGAGTTATGAAAGGTTGAAAAAGTGAGTGGAGGTTGAGCgtagggtagtttaggaattttattaaaaaatcaacaaaaaattaagatttggatacttttgtcatacggaactcatctttcatgggtacaacgttAATTTCCTTAGtgtatgggtacttttgtcagcgttcgtaaacttcatgggtacttttggtagtttttcctaCTATTTAATATCCTAAATACAACAATATtacatgtatattaaaattaatcaccaatataaaatatatattaaaatataaatatatattaaaaataaattaaactatacatatatttattatacataaatatatttgtgactaattttaatatttatttttaatgtacaaatagtatttttatccgAATATCAGTGATTTTATAATCTATTTCGGGCCTATGCCCGTTTAGTTACCAAAAACCACCACTTCAAACATATTTCAcatcatgtatttttttttttgtcagaaaaTGGTCCATTTTGGAGCGCGcgctgtctctctctctctctctctctccaacggCTACTAGTGCAGAAAACACCCTCACTATTCAAATTCTCAAGACTGAAGAAGCTCCTCACCCACTTCATCATTAGAAGCGTTACGACATTCAatatttcaattcaattcaaataaaatcaTGGATGATTCTTCTTCTACACCACAGAAACAACAAGACCCTCTTCCCATGTCAATCGactccaccaccaccacttcGCCCCTCCGCAGGTCCAGGACACGCCTTGCCGACCGTCTTCTCGAACCGGAGGATTCGCCGGAACCCGCCGTGCCGCGGAGGAGGGCCAAGGCGGGAAGAGGGGCACAGGCGACCGTCGCGGCGGCACTGCCATCTCCCAGAAAGTCTCGGAAGCCGAGGAGGCGCTCCGAGCCTGACGTTCGGGACGAGAAGGACGCTATGGCGGAAGAGGTTGGAAAACCTAGAAAGCGAAGGAACACAGTGCGGTCCAAGAAGGAAAAATCAAACCCGGTGCTCCCACCACCTTCAATCCCATTTCCTCCAAGTATGCCCTAACGTTTCGGTTTTTGATGTTTGAAACGTTTGATGATTCTTGTGATTCTATTTTGTGGCTGGTTTTGCGTTTCTGgttgtttttcttcatttttctagACAAAAATTATGTTAATCTTTGGAAAATCAGATCATATTATTATCTTGGAAGTGCTTCTTCCGAAAAGCTAATGGAAAAATcactttttccccctttttttatatataaaagctgaagaaggagaagaagaagaagaagaggaagaagaagagaatggaggtGATTTGCAGCGTGTTCAGCAGGTGGTCAGTGATTTGATCATGTGGAAAGATGTGGCAAAATCAACCCTTTGGTTTGGTATTGGGTCTCTCTGCCTCTTATCTTCTTGCTTTTCCAAAGGACTCAACTTTAGGTCTGAAACTTCTCTTCAATCTACAATATCTGTGTTTGATGTTTTGTTTTGCTCTTTATATAACGATCATGGAGAAAGATCTGAGTGATTTTCCTACATGCTTTTGTTCAGCATTTTCTCGGCAATGTCACAATTGGCTATTGTTTTTCTTGGTGTCTCCTTTGTCCTAAACACAATTTGCCAAAGGTACAGTTGTTCTTTCTACTAGATGGTGCCATTATTATTCTATGAACTCTCTCCGAGAAACTTCCTATGACTTGATGTTGTGTTTCAGGAACCAGGTTGAGAAAAAGCGCGAGTTCAAGCTGAAAGAAGATGACATTTTGCACCTTGCAAAATTGATTCTGCCTACTTTGAATCTCACAATTTCAGTTACAAGACAGCTGTTTTCAGGAGAACCATCCATGACCCTCAAAGTAATTCAATCAATCTTAGAAGCTAAAatatttctttccctttctttctagTTTTCACTTTTTTATTATCATGTGTTAATGTTGACAATGGCTTAATCTTCTCTGTGGTTGTAGGTAGCTCCTTTCCTTTTACTAGGTGCGGAATATGGACACTTTATTACAATCTGGAGGCTGTGTGCCATTGGTGAGGACACCAACAAACCCCATAGAGTCtgctttgttttttctttttcattataattTAGTCTTGTTTACATGTCTTGCTGTTATATATTCAAACAGGGTTTTTAATCAGCTTCACTGCTCCAAAGCTTTATTCTTGCTACACTGAAAAGATAAACCAAAGAGGTCCAATTCCACCGACCCCTTATATGAAATTATGTAGGCTTGTATACATTTTTATGCTTAATAGTAGAATGGTTTTGTCATGCAGCTGATCGCTTTACCTTATGGTTGTTGGACATATGGTGTACTTGTACTCACAAGAAGAAACTAGTAGTATCAGCACTTATGGCTTTCTGGAATCTTTCTTCGATAAAAACTCGAATCTACACGGGTAAGTCCCCTACCAGGACCTAAGTGATCAGATTGCTATTTGTTTCAAGAACAACACTTTGCTGCAAATAATAGCTCTTGTTTAAGAAATTTTAACATGAGATGAGAATAGGtacattcaattttatttttcacttaaaaGGGAGGACAAGTGATATAACTTATAACTTATAAGAGGCCATATTATAAGAAATCACCCTTGACCTTGTTATCAAGTGACAAAGTGAATTGAGAGTATCCGAAGGACTTCCTTTTGTGCACCGGCCAGCTTTATTAGTATATGGATATGGCAAGtttgagttgtgatacctgttTTTATGACTTTGTTATTTCTTCTTGCAGCTTTTATGTTGCTGGtattatttagatatttaaagCAACATGTTGTGCAACAACTAGAAAAGGGAGAAGAACAAGTAGCTGAGGAGGAACAACAGCAGGCAACGGTGGTGGCACCAACGGAGGAAAAGGAACCACCGGCTACTGTGGTGGCAGGAACTGAGGAAATGGAAACAGCGCAGGCACTAGTGGTGGCAAGAACAGAGGAAATGGAACCACGGCAGGCATTAGTGGTTAGTGGGGAAAAAGAGGTGCTGAAACTAGGTGAAAAATAATGGTGTGCTTGCTTATCTACTGCATTAGCTAAACAAAAATAATCAAGCAGCACTTTCTTGATTCCTGACCCTATAGATGCACAAACAGAATTCAAGTTAGTGCACAAGTTGGGGCATATGAAGCAGTATTCTTTTTTCTTtgctctctccctccctctcctCTCGTctccctcttctttttcaaacACATCTTATTTTCGATGATGTATTATAATAGTGTATCAATTGTATTATAATGATGTATTAATTGTTATAAATAGAATAACTTTTATAACAAAaatgtttaattactctgttggtccctataattttgcaaaatttttaattaggtctttatactttttttttttttaattgtgtcattacaccaattttttttaattggtctctacactttttttttttatttggatccctgcaccaattttttttagttgagttcctatacaattaagccaattactatcaagagggacctaattaaaaaaatttggtgtagagacccaattaaaaggaaaaaaagtatagagacctaatt contains:
- the LOC112772928 gene encoding reticulon-like protein B17, encoding MDDSSSTPQKQQDPLPMSIDSTTTTSPLRRSRTRLADRLLEPEDSPEPAVPRRRAKAGRGAQATVAAALPSPRKSRKPRRRSEPDVRDEKDAMAEEVGKPRKRRNTVRSKKEKSNPVLPPPSIPFPPTEEGEEEEEEEEEENGGDLQRVQQVVSDLIMWKDVAKSTLWFGIGSLCLLSSCFSKGLNFSIFSAMSQLAIVFLGVSFVLNTICQRNQVEKKREFKLKEDDILHLAKLILPTLNLTISVTRQLFSGEPSMTLKVAPFLLLGAEYGHFITIWRLCAIGFLISFTAPKLYSCYTEKINQRADRFTLWLLDIWCTCTHKKKLVVSALMAFWNLSSIKTRIYTAFMLLVLFRYLKQHVVQQLEKGEEQVAEEEQQQATVVAPTEEKEPPATVVAGTEEMETAQALVVARTEEMEPRQALVVSGEKEVLKLGEK